From a region of the Spelaeicoccus albus genome:
- a CDS encoding TetR/AcrR family transcriptional regulator: MPENSRRSQRPLRADAEVSIARILRAAEHVFAADPSASLEAVAQAAGVARTTVHRRFSSRDDLLDALVDMVNTKLREAIGGANVETAPPLVALYQLTVATLDLKVDWRAAWQFVDLGSDGARGIDPDNIAELAALMQRSVDVGLLRPGVDLQWACSVYMALIHEAATARPDDESASEWANLIMQTLLGGVGNTEHDLEALLTQLPEQN; this comes from the coding sequence ATGCCAGAAAACTCTCGAAGGTCCCAGCGTCCCCTTCGCGCCGATGCCGAGGTCTCGATCGCACGCATCCTCAGGGCGGCAGAGCACGTGTTTGCTGCCGATCCGTCGGCAAGCCTCGAAGCCGTGGCCCAAGCTGCCGGTGTCGCGCGCACGACTGTGCATCGTCGATTTTCTTCGAGGGACGACCTGCTCGATGCCCTCGTCGACATGGTCAACACCAAGCTGCGCGAAGCCATTGGCGGTGCGAACGTAGAAACGGCGCCTCCTCTGGTCGCCCTGTATCAGCTGACTGTGGCGACGCTCGATCTTAAGGTCGATTGGCGAGCAGCCTGGCAGTTCGTCGATCTCGGCAGCGACGGCGCTCGAGGAATCGACCCCGACAACATCGCCGAACTCGCTGCCCTCATGCAACGCTCCGTCGACGTCGGACTCCTGCGCCCCGGGGTCGACCTACAGTGGGCATGCAGCGTGTACATGGCCCTGATCCACGAGGCCGCGACTGCCCGGCCCGACGACGAGTCCGCCTCCGAATGGGCGAATCTCATCATGCAGACCCTGCTCGGCGGCGTCGGGAACACTGAGCACGATCTCGAAGCGCTCCTTACCCAATTGCCCGAGCAGAATTGA